The sequence CCTACCTTTGTGCGCGAATCTGCGGGTTCAAGACGGCATACAACACGTCGACCAGCAGATTGATCAGCATAAACTCCAGCGCGAACAGCAGCATCTCCGCCTGAATCACCGGATAATCGCGAAAATTCACCGCATCGATCAACAGCCGCCCCATGCCCGGCCAGGAAAAAACCGCTTCCACCACGACCGAACCCCCCAGCAAAAATCCGAATTGGAGCCCCGTCATCGTAACAACCGGAATCAAGGCGTTGCGTAATGCGTGTGACCACACCACGATCGTTTCCCTGGCTCCTTTCGCTCTTGCCGTTCGGACGTAATCTTCCTGCAACGTTTCCAGCAAACTGGACCGAGTGAAGCGGGCGATCACCGCAGCCACCCCTGACCCGAGCGTGATCGCCGGCAGGACAACGTGGGCAAACGAACCGTTCCCGCCGGTGGGAAACCAGCCGAGCCGGACGGCAAACAGTTCGATCAGCATCAGCCCGAGCCAAAAAGAAGGCATCGAAATCCCGGTGATGGCGCCGAACATTGACAGTTGATCCTGCCATTTTCCCCGGCGGGTGGCAGCGATCACTCCGACCAGCAAACCGGCGGCCACAGCCCACACCATACTGAAACTAGTCAGTTCCATCGTCGGGCCGAACCGCTCGGCAATCATCGAAAGCACCGGCTCATGCGTCCGGTACGATATGCCGAAATCCCCTTGCAGCGCGTGTGTGGCAAACCGCCAGAACTGCTCGTGCAACGGTTTGTCGAGGCCGAGCTTGACCCGCGTATTTTCCACATCTTGCAAAGAAGCTTCCGGCCCGGCGATGATTCGCGCCGGATCGCCCGGAATCATGTGCAGAAACAGAAAAATCACGATCGCGACGACCAGCAGGATCGGAATCATGGCCGCCAAACGCCTGCAGATAAACGCAATCACTTTGCTTCCTCCTTCCTTCACGGACAATGTACCCCGCAGCGGGACGCGGAGTGCGGCCCATGTCGGACATCCGGACAGAACAGGTCCAAGGTCAATCTCCTTGGACCTGCATGCCGCTTATTTGAATTCTGCGCGGTTCAAATCGAGCGCGCCATCGGGCAGCACGAATACGCCGGACAGATTTTTCCGCTTGCCCGAAACGTTATCCGGCACGTACAGGAACACCCACGGAGCGTCCTCGACGATCGTTTTCTGTGCGTCCGCATAAGCGGCAAGCCGTTCTTTCTCATCTGTCGACTGCAAACCGGTGGCGATATCCTTTTCCACACGCTCGTTGACGTAATAGCCTACGTTGTAACCGGCCGGCGGGAACAGATCTTTCGTCAGGAGCGGCCGGATACCCCAGTCCGCTTCGCCGGTCGACGGCGACCAGCCGCCGGAATAGGTGAGCATTTTGCTATCTTCCGGTTTCACGTACATCTGGTTCGACAGCGTGCCCGATTCCATCTGCTGGACGTTCGCCTTGATGCCGACCTCCTTCCACTGCTGCTGGATGAACTCGGCGATTTTCACCGACTCGGTGGCGTTTGCCGTCCAAATCGTCGTTTCAAACCCGTTCGGATATCCCGCTTCCGCCAGCAGCTGCTTCGCTTTCCCTGGATCGTAGCCGTACATCTGCTGTTTCTGGAAACCCCATACCTTCGGCGCGATCACCGATTCGGCAGGTGAAGCGTAGCCTTTGGCAACGACCTTGATCAACGCGTCTTTGTTGACCGCGTAGTTGAGCGCTTGCCGGACACGCTTTTCGTCAAACGGTTTCTTGGTGGTATTGAACGCGATGTAGCGCTCCACAATCGACGGCGATCGGTCAACCGCCACATTTTTGTCATCCTTCAAGCTGTCCACCTGGTCGGGCGGCAGCGGATAGACGAACTGCGCCTCGCCCGTCTTCAGCATCGCCACGCGGGATCCGGCTTCGGTCACCGGCTTGAACGTGATTTTTTCGACCTTTGCCGCATTCGCCTTATCCCAATACCCGTCGAACTTCTTGACTGTCACATGGTCGGCGTCTTTCCACTCGACAAACTGGAACGGCCCTGTCCCGACCGGCTTGCGCTGGATCTCCTTGCCGTATTCCTTGATCGCCTTCGGCGAAATGATCATCGCGGCCGGATGGGCGAATGTTTGCACAATCGCAGCAAACGGCCGGTTGAGAGTGAATTTCACCGTATACGGGTCGACCACTTCCGTTTTTTCAATCACGGCGAACAGGGACGCCCGCTTCAGCTTGTTATTCGGATCTTTCACCCGGTCAAAATTGATTTTCACCGCCTCCGCGTTTAAATCAGTGCCATCATGAAACTTGATGCCCTTTTTCAACTTGAAGGTGACCGATTTCGCATCCTTGCTCAGTTCCGGCATCGATTCGGCCAATACTGGCACGATCTTCATGTCTTTGTCAAACCCGAGCAATCCTTCGTACATCGTTTTCATAATCGAGTACGACAGCGTATCCTGCGCGTCCTGCGGGTCCATGGTGGTCGGATTGGCCGCCTGCGCCACGACCAGATCGGTCCGCTTCTCGCCGCCAACTGCGTTGTCCACCGCTGTTTGCGATTTCGAGCAGCCCGCCAGCAACATGCCCGCGGCCAACACACCGGTCAAGGTCAATTTCAAAACTCTCCCGTTTTTCATTTGTCTTGATCCCCCTTTTTGCTTTTCTGTTCTGGTGCACCCTTGTCCATCAGCCCGTCAGCGGGGCTGACAGCCGATTCTTCTTCGCCGCCCGGCTTTGGTCGACAAACTCCCGGAACAGGGCTTGCATTAACGGATCGCGCTCCGCCATCGATTCGGGGTGCCACTGCACTCCGATCGTAAAAACGCAACCAGGAGCTTCCACCGCCTCAATCACTCCGTCAGAAGCGGTACCTGTGACGACCAACCCGGCAGCTGCTTGCCGGATCGCCTGATGGTGCAAGCTGTTCACCCGAATCTGCGTCTGTCCAAAAATGCGGTGCAAATAGCTGCCCTCCGCCAGCTCAACCCAATGGGTGTCCACCCCTCTCGCCGCTTTTTGCGAATGCTGCAGAGCGCCCGGATACTCACTGGGCAAGTCTTGATAGAGCGTGCCGCCAAGCGCCACATTGAGCACCTGAGCGCCACGGCAAATAGCAAGCAGCGGCTTCCCGGCGCCGATCGTGTAGCGTACCGCCGCCACTTCCACCCGGTCGCGTTGCGGGTGGATCGGTCCCAGATGCTGCTGCGGTTCCGCCCCGTACTGCTGCGGGTCGACATCTTCCCCGCCGCTGAAAATCACCCCGTCGCACAGGTCGATCAACCGCGAAAACGAATCCGGATCGGTCAGCGGAAGCACCAGGGGCAGTCCCCCGGCAGCCACAATCGCGCGATGGTAATCCTGATGCACATAGACGCCTTCGCTGAATTCATTGATCTTGACAAGCGTGCTGGTGATACCGATGACTGGTTGCATGTTCAATCCCCTGGCTCCTGTCAGTTTGTTTCCAATTATAGTTGAGCCATTTTTCAGATGATACAGATAAAAAAGAGAAAAAAGAGAGAAAATCGGCTGCTAGATTTTCTCCCTCCACAGATACCGGTTCTTCGGCCGGCCGATCTTGCGGTAATGCGGCACCGCTTGCACCCGCCCTTCCTCCAGAAGGTGCGCGATATAGCGGTGGACGGTGGAATACGCCAACCCCACCCCGGCCGTGATCTCCTCCAGCGTAACCGGCTCATTCTGGGCCTTCAGAAACCTGGCGATCAGGTTGAGCGTATTTTCGCTGATTCCCTTGGTCACCCAGACTTCCCGCTGTTTCTCGCGTTGCTGCCGCTCGATCGACGACAGCCGGAGATTGATTTGCATGCGCGAGATCAGGTCGGGCGCCCGTACCGGTTTGACGGCAAAATCGGTCGCGCCCGCTCGCAAAAACCGGTTCATCGTCTCCTGCCGCTCGTCCACCGTCAAGACGAGAATCGGCACTTCCTGATTGAAGCGCCGCATCGCCAGGACCGCTTCCAAGCCATCCAGATCCGGCATATGATAATCCACCAGCACCATGTCGAACGCCGCTTCCGCAAACCGCTGCACCGCCCGCCTGCCGCTGTCGAACGCTTCCGGCACAAAGCCGGCGAACTCGCAGATTTCCTGCAAGGTAAAGCGAATCATTGCATCATCATCGACGATCAGAATCCTTGCCATCCGGCTCCGCACCTCCCGGCAGTATCACGGTCACAACTGTGCCTTCCCCTTTTGTACTGCGAACGGCCGTCCGTCCCCCATGCGCCTTCACCACTTGGCGTACAAACGCAAGGCCGGCGCCGGCCGAATCTTTGGTCGAATAGCCGAGGTTCCAGATGTTTTCCAGATCCTCTTGCGGGATCCCCGTCCCATTGTCCACCACCGAAAAATGGACTTCGCTCTGCGACCGTTCCACCAGCAAACGGACGGAACCATGCGGCAGCCCGGCAACCGCGTCGAACGCGTTATTCAAAAGATTGATCAATGCCCGCACGATGCGGATTTTGTTGACGTATAAAAGCGGCATGGGCTCCCGCACTTCGACGGTCAGCACATCCGGCGATCCGCTGAAACGGCTGGATGTCACCGTATCCAGAATCTCCTGCACCGACACCAGCTTCTTTCTGTCGGCAAACAGAATCTCCGAAATCATTTCGCTCATCACCGTGATCGATTGTTCAATCTTCTGTGAATAAGTTCGGACTTTCTCATCATCAACGCGCATGTTGATCAACGAGCTCAGTCCTCCGATCGAAGTTAGCGGCGTCTTCAGGTCATGCACCAGGAACAGCACTTCCTGACCGGACCGCGCCTCCGCCATTTTGAGCTGCACCTGATGAACCCGGTTGCGCTCCCGCACCGTCTGATTGAACATCCGGGTGAGCAGCACCGATATGCCGACCGACAGCAGCAGGAACAGACACAAAAGCAAAGCGAACATGCTCAGTCCAAAATCGACCCCGTTGCTCTCCGCCAACTGCTTGATCTTGAAAGAAACCGGTCCCAATCCGAACCCGTAAGGCGTCAGCCATTTCACCATATCCAGCCATTCGACCGCCAGCAAAAACTGCCCCAGGATGAGCACCTTCGCACCGATTCCGGCGGCGCCCCGCTCCATCCGATTGAGGAAGATAATGGCCACCACCAGCATCACAGCCGGACCGCCGAAATGGTATTTGATCGGTGTGTACAGATTGATCAGCTTGTACACACCAGGCAAAATCAGCATCGGCAGCAAGGCGGACAGCCAGCGGGGTTTTACCACATCCAGCAGTGCTTCACAGAGCAGAAACACTCCGATGTAATGGGGGAGGGCCCGCACCGTATTCAAAAGCACGACCAGTACGGAGGCGAGTAGCAGCGGATTCGCCTGCCGCGTTTCCTCCGCGGTCCGCACCGCGTCGAGCAAGCCGATGTCATTCGGCGTCAAAAAAGAAGGAAACGCCACTCCCAGCAAGATCAGCCCAACAGCCATCAGAACCATCAGCAGTCTCTGGCGATGGGACATGCACCCGACTCCTTTCTCCCGTACTTGCAATCTCGTAACCTTGTACACTCGTATAATAGAGTGTATTTTTCTCGAAAGATTTTTGCAAATGTGATTTTGGCATAACAAAAAAGATGCAGGCACCGGTTGAGCATGCCAGCACCTGCATCGCGTACAACAATTCGTTTGTCAAGCTTTCTGCAATCCCTCGTACAGCGGGAACTTCTCGCACAGGGCACGGACACGGCGCATCGCTTCGTTGAGGCTCGGCTGGTCGTTGCCGTTGCGCAAGGAGAGGTTGATAATGTCCGCCACCTCGACCATTGCGTCCCGGTCGAAACCGCGGGTTGTCACAGCCGGCGTGCCGATCCGGATGCCGCTCGTCACGAACGGGCTTTGCGGGTCGAACGGAATCGCATTTTTGTTAACCGTGATGCCGACTTCATCCAACAGTTTCTCCGCTTCTTTCCCGGTGAGTCCGAGGTTGCGCAGATCGATCAGGATCAGATGGTTGTCCGTGCCGCCGGATACCAGGTTAAAGCCGCGGTCGATCAGCGCTTGCGCCAACGCTTGCGCATTGTCGATCACCGCCTGCGAATACTGGGCGAATTCCGGGCGAAGCACTTCGCCGAAAGCGACCGCTTTCGCCGCGATCACATGCATCAAAGGACCGCCCTGAATCCCCGGGAAAATCGCCTTGTCGATCTCCTTCGCATACTTCTCCTTGCAAAGGATCAGGCCGCCCCGTGGTCCGCGCAGCGTCTTGTGCGTCGTCGATGTGACAAAATCGGCGAACGGAACCGGACTCGGGTGGTGGCCCGTGGCGATCAGTCCCGCAATGTGAGCCATGTCGACCATCAGGTAGGCTCCGACCGAATCGGCAATCTCCCGCAGTTTCGCAAAATCGATCACGCGCGGATAGGCGGAAGCGCCCGCCACGATCATTTTCGGTTTGTGCTCTTCCGCCAGCCGGCGGACCACATCGTAGTCGATCCGGTGTGTGACCTCATCCACCCCGTAGGGCACAAAATTGTAGTACTGCCCGGAAATGTTCACCGGACTGCCGTGCGTCAGGTGGCCACCGTGCGCCAGATTCATCCCCAGCACCGTGTCGCCAGGCTTCAGAAACGCAAAATACACCGCGGTGTTCGCCTGTGCTCCCGAATGCGGCTGCACGTTGGCGTGTTCCGCACCAAATATTTTCTTCACGCGCTCGCGGGCCAGATTTTCCACAATGTCCACATATTCGCAACCGCCGTAATACCGCTTGCCCGGATAGCCTTCCGCATACTTGTTGGTCAGCACCGTCCCCATCGCTTCCATGACGGCGCGGCTCACGAAGTTTTCGGACGCGATCAGTTCGATTTTCGACTGCTGGCGGCCGAGTTCCTTGTCAATCGCCTCCGCGACCTCTTTATCCACCAACCGCAGATGATTCATCGCCAATTCCTCTCCTTCTCCAAGGATGATCGGCTCCGCGTTGCCGTGAGCGGAGCCGCTCGAAACAACTCGAAATAACATGATGAATGCATTCGAAGCTTAGTCCGAATCCTTTTCAGGGACCTCCTGCAGTATGTAAACGGCTCGGGCGCCGCCGATCAGTTTCGGACGGGTTCTCGCCATCGTCACATGCGCCTGCCCAATCGATTTGACTGTCGGCCGGACCGGAACCGCCACCGGCCGCAAATGCATGCCGATCAGCGTGTCGCCGATGTCAATTCCCGCGTGTGCCTGAATCCGCTCGACCAACACCGGATCCTGCAAGCTGCGAAACGCAGTCGCGGCCACCGCTCCGCCCGCCTGCGGCACCGGTACCACCGTCACTTCTTCCAGGCCAAACGCTTTCATCGTCGCGCGTTCTACCACCAACGCGCGGTTCAGGTGCTCGCAGCATTGAAACGCCACATGAAACCCATACTCATTCCGCGCCGTCAACACAGCCTCGACGATCGCCTTTGCCACTTCCGTCGAACCGGCCGACCCGATTTTTTCGCCGATCACTTCCGAACTGGAAGCGCCGATCACCAACATCTGATCGGCATCAAGCCGCGCCACCTGCTGCAATTCGTCGATCACCTGCCGCGTGACCTTCGCGATGGCGGACAGGTCTAACATCCGCAGACGCCCTCTTCCTGCCCGTATTTTTGTTCAATTTCGCGAATCTTGTCCAACCGTCTCGCATGCCGCCCGCCGGCAAATTCGGTCGTCAGCCAGATGCGAACGATCTCTTCCGCCAGACCGGGACCGATCACGCGCGCGCCCATCGCCAAAACGTTCGTGTCATTATGCTCGCGCGTCGCTTTGGCGGAAAAACAGTCATGCACCACCGCGCAGCGCACACCCGGCACTTTGTTGGCGACGATCGACATGCCAAGGCCTGTCCCGCAGATCAGAATCCCGCGGTCAAACTCCCCTTTGGCAACTCCTTCCGCCACTTTCAGGCCGTAGTCCGGATAATCGACCGACTGCTCGCTGTCGGTGCCAAAATCCTGGAACTCAAGATTCAGTTCCTGCAGCACATGTTTCATCTGTTCTTTCAAGGCGTATCCGCCGTGATCAGCCGCAATCGCCACTCGCACCGCATATTCCCCCTTTCGCTCCATTTTACCTGTGACGAAGTTTTTCCACAAGCGCCGCAATCGCCTGTTCGATTTCCTGCGCCGTCTGCTCGTACACGTCCTGATCCCCGCCAAACGGATCGGAAATATCGTGATCTTCCGCCCCTCCCACATACTCTTTCAAGGTGAACACCTTATCCAAAAATTGCGGAAACCGGCCGCCGAGCATTTGTTTGTGGGAAGCGGTCATCGTCAGGATCAGATCGGCCCAATTTCCCAACTCTTCCGTGAACATCTGGGAGCGGTGCTGATCCCCTTGCAATTGCCGCTTGCGCAGCGCCTCAAGCGCCCCGGTCGAAGCGGGACTGCCAGCAGCCGCTGCAACGCCCGCAGACCGCACTTCGATATCGGAAATTCCTTTTTCGGCCAGCTGTTTTTTTAACATGGCTTCCGCCATCGGACTGCGGCATGTATTACCGGTACAGACAAAAAGAACGCGATACACCGAATCCCCTGCCTCTCGTTCGCAGACTTTCTCGGTTCCAGTATAACCCGTTCTTTCAGCTCGATGCAAAAATTAATGGAGAGCCGAGACAGCCAGCATGACACCTGCCCCGATCGCGATGCCAAGCGCCGCCCACAGCTTGTTCGCCTGCAGGGCTTCCGGCAGAATGTCACGGGAAACCACGTATACCATCGCCCCGCCGGCAAACGCCAGCGACAGTGAAATAAACACGTCGGATACGGTGAACAGCCACAGCGAGATGACCGTCCCTAGCGGCGTCGTCATCCCCGCCAGGAACGTGATCCAGATCACCTGCCAGCCGCCGACTCCCGCCAACCGCAGAGGTACGGCAATGCTCATACCTTCCGGAATGTTATGCAATGCGATCGCCAGCGCGATCACCATGCCGACCTGCGGATGCAGCGACTCTCCCGCGCCGATCGCAAATCCTTCCGGCAGGTCGTGCAGCGCAATCGACAACGCGAGAAACCAGCCCATTTGCAGAAAAGCCGCTTTTTCCCCGTGCAGCCCCCACCGTTTCATTGCGGACGACACCACGCCGCGAAGCAGCAGCAGAAAAAACCAGCCGCTGCCGGCACCCACGAGAAACATTGCATGGCCGCCCGATGCAATCGAGGCGGGCATCAGTTCGGTCAGCACGACCGTCAGCATGATCCCCGTCGCCAGCCCCAAAAATACGGCCAGCAGCCGCTTCGACAGCCGCCGAAACCGGAGAACCAGCCAGCCACCGACGGGTGTTGCCATACCGGACAAAAAGCTGCTGCAGACAATCTCCCACACACCATCCCACCCCTACAGAATGAACTGCGTCCCGAACAGAATGAGGATCGCCCCGCCGATCAACTGCATCGATTCTCCCAACACGCGTCCCATGATGCTGCCGATCGACAGCCCGATCGCCGCCATCAGGCCGCCGACGACGCCAAACAGCAGCACCGCAAGCCCGAAATGGGCGTTTGACAGGCCGAGGCTGAAACCGACCGACAGCGCATCGACGCTGACGCTCATAGCGAACAGCATCAATCCCCAACCCGCCGTCTTGTTCAGCACGACCGGCGGCTCCTGCTCACCTTTCCATGCGTCCCAGATCATGTGAATCCCCAGTCCGACCAGCAACAGCGCCCCGAGTAGCTGCGCGATATCGCCCATCAGATTGTGCAGATACAGTCCGAGGGCCATGCCGGCCAGCGGCATCAAAACATGGAACAGTCCGATCGTAAAGCTGACGCGGGAAATCTCCCGCCGCGTCAAGCGATACATGCCGATTCCGATCCCCAACGACATCGCGTCGCTGCCGAGCGCAACGGCCGTCGTCAACAGAGTGAACAGTTCGCCTGGTGCTACATGTGCCATGAGGACGCCTCCGCTTCCGAACGTTTCCCTGCCATGTTTATGCAACATGTCCACGAAACAGGACAAAAAAAATAGCCAGCCGGCTTACTGGCTGACCTGATCAGAACGCGACATTCCACAATGGCCCGCAAGCGGTCACCGGATGACGCGGTATCCGGCCGCTTTCCGCAGGCGGTTCATGATGGCGGCGCCGATTCCTGCTTCCGGGAAACTCTCCGCATAAATCCGTTCCACTCCCAGTTCATCAAACCGGCGGAGCACACCATACAAGCCGGCAGCGACCGTTTCCAGCGCTTCCCGCTTCCCGCAGGAGAGCACCGCGTCCGCCCGGTATGCCGCTTGGTGTTCGTCTGTCGTCAACACACCCGTCCTGGTTCCTTCCGCTGTCGACTTATCCACAAGCGTTTGGATCAACTCGACCTGTTTATCCACAGGCCCTTCCACAATCCACATTTCCCCCCGCGGAGCGTAGTGCGTATATTTCATTCCGGGAGAGCGCGGAGCGGTCGCAATTCGCCCGTTGGCGGCGGGGGCAAGCGCCGGGTCCATTTCTTCGCCAGAGTTTCGTTTCAAAGATAGATCTTCCTGCAGAGGGCCGATCACTTGTCGAAGCATTTCCTTTGTCACGCCGCCGGGCCGGAGAATCATCGGCGGATCGACCGTTACATCCAGTACGGTCGATTCGACTCCCACGCCTGTCGTTCCCCCGTCCACCACCGCAGTGATTTTTCCGTCCAAATCTTCCAAGACGTGAACCGCGGCCGTCGGACTGGGCCGACCGGAGCGATTGGCGCTCGGTGCCGCCACCGGCACACCGGCTGTTTGCAAAAGCGACAGCGCAACAGGGTGGTTTGGCATCCGAACAGCGACTGTCGATAACCCTGCCGTCACCCGGTCAGGCACACCGGGCTGCCGCGGAAGCACCAGCGTCAACGGACCGGGCCAGAACGATTCGATCAGCTTTTCCGCCACCGGCGGCAGGTTGTCTGCCAGATCCGCCAGTTGTACCCTGTGGGCAATGTGGACAATCAACGGATTGTCCGCCGGGCGTCCTTTCGCCTGAAAAATTTTATCCACAGCCGCCGCATCCATCGCATGGGCGCCGAGACCATACACCGTTTCTGTCGGAAACGCCACCAATTCGCCCTGCCGAAGCAATTCGGCTGCCCGTTCGATGTCTTGCCGGGTTGTTCCCAGCCGTGCCGTGCCCATCGCAAGTCCCACCTTGTCCGATTCTGATTATGATTACACGCCTATTATACAGATTGCAACGTGGAAATCCAGCCTAGGACTCCGGTTACGGAACGATTGTTCTACTTGTGCACATTATCCACACAAACATGTGGATAACTTGTTGATGCAGGATTTTCCGTATCGGTACTGCCTTCTCCCGATTTTGCTGAAAATGCTTGGAAGACAACAGCTCGGACGGCATCTCCTCGGCAGTCAGTGGCGTGAATCCCATGTGGATAAACAGCGCTGGGGATTCTGTGAGTAATAGGGAGGATCGAACCAGTACCGACGGTTTACACCGTCACCCCAGCTCGAGCAAATTTTTTCGCTACTTCGCGTGCGCGGTCAATCGCTTTCGCTTTGATTTGTTCCGCTTGTTCCGGATGCTGGGCCATTCCTTCGACGATAATCGATTCAATCGACGACACTCCGAGGAAGGTTAATACTGTCCGGATGTACCGGTCGCCGAATTCAAACTCCTTCGCCGGACCGTCTGAATAAATTCCGCCGCGTGCTTGAATGTGCACCGCTTCTTTACCCTTCAGCAACCCG comes from Effusibacillus pohliae DSM 22757 and encodes:
- the nikB gene encoding nickel ABC transporter permease; the encoded protein is MIAFICRRLAAMIPILLVVAIVIFLFLHMIPGDPARIIAGPEASLQDVENTRVKLGLDKPLHEQFWRFATHALQGDFGISYRTHEPVLSMIAERFGPTMELTSFSMVWAVAAGLLVGVIAATRRGKWQDQLSMFGAITGISMPSFWLGLMLIELFAVRLGWFPTGGNGSFAHVVLPAITLGSGVAAVIARFTRSSLLETLQEDYVRTARAKGARETIVVWSHALRNALIPVVTMTGLQFGFLLGGSVVVEAVFSWPGMGRLLIDAVNFRDYPVIQAEMLLFALEFMLINLLVDVLYAVLNPQIRAQR
- a CDS encoding glutathione ABC transporter substrate-binding protein; protein product: MKNGRVLKLTLTGVLAAGMLLAGCSKSQTAVDNAVGGEKRTDLVVAQAANPTTMDPQDAQDTLSYSIMKTMYEGLLGFDKDMKIVPVLAESMPELSKDAKSVTFKLKKGIKFHDGTDLNAEAVKINFDRVKDPNNKLKRASLFAVIEKTEVVDPYTVKFTLNRPFAAIVQTFAHPAAMIISPKAIKEYGKEIQRKPVGTGPFQFVEWKDADHVTVKKFDGYWDKANAAKVEKITFKPVTEAGSRVAMLKTGEAQFVYPLPPDQVDSLKDDKNVAVDRSPSIVERYIAFNTTKKPFDEKRVRQALNYAVNKDALIKVVAKGYASPAESVIAPKVWGFQKQQMYGYDPGKAKQLLAEAGYPNGFETTIWTANATESVKIAEFIQQQWKEVGIKANVQQMESGTLSNQMYVKPEDSKMLTYSGGWSPSTGEADWGIRPLLTKDLFPPAGYNVGYYVNERVEKDIATGLQSTDEKERLAAYADAQKTIVEDAPWVFLYVPDNVSGKRKNLSGVFVLPDGALDLNRAEFK
- a CDS encoding gamma-glutamyl-gamma-aminobutyrate hydrolase family protein, whose amino-acid sequence is MQPVIGITSTLVKINEFSEGVYVHQDYHRAIVAAGGLPLVLPLTDPDSFSRLIDLCDGVIFSGGEDVDPQQYGAEPQQHLGPIHPQRDRVEVAAVRYTIGAGKPLLAICRGAQVLNVALGGTLYQDLPSEYPGALQHSQKAARGVDTHWVELAEGSYLHRIFGQTQIRVNSLHHQAIRQAAAGLVVTGTASDGVIEAVEAPGCVFTIGVQWHPESMAERDPLMQALFREFVDQSRAAKKNRLSAPLTG
- a CDS encoding response regulator, yielding MARILIVDDDAMIRFTLQEICEFAGFVPEAFDSGRRAVQRFAEAAFDMVLVDYHMPDLDGLEAVLAMRRFNQEVPILVLTVDERQETMNRFLRAGATDFAVKPVRAPDLISRMQINLRLSSIERQQREKQREVWVTKGISENTLNLIARFLKAQNEPVTLEEITAGVGLAYSTVHRYIAHLLEEGRVQAVPHYRKIGRPKNRYLWREKI
- a CDS encoding sensor histidine kinase gives rise to the protein MSHRQRLLMVLMAVGLILLGVAFPSFLTPNDIGLLDAVRTAEETRQANPLLLASVLVVLLNTVRALPHYIGVFLLCEALLDVVKPRWLSALLPMLILPGVYKLINLYTPIKYHFGGPAVMLVVAIIFLNRMERGAAGIGAKVLILGQFLLAVEWLDMVKWLTPYGFGLGPVSFKIKQLAESNGVDFGLSMFALLLCLFLLLSVGISVLLTRMFNQTVRERNRVHQVQLKMAEARSGQEVLFLVHDLKTPLTSIGGLSSLINMRVDDEKVRTYSQKIEQSITVMSEMISEILFADRKKLVSVQEILDTVTSSRFSGSPDVLTVEVREPMPLLYVNKIRIVRALINLLNNAFDAVAGLPHGSVRLLVERSQSEVHFSVVDNGTGIPQEDLENIWNLGYSTKDSAGAGLAFVRQVVKAHGGRTAVRSTKGEGTVVTVILPGGAEPDGKDSDRR
- a CDS encoding serine hydroxymethyltransferase, which translates into the protein MNHLRLVDKEVAEAIDKELGRQQSKIELIASENFVSRAVMEAMGTVLTNKYAEGYPGKRYYGGCEYVDIVENLARERVKKIFGAEHANVQPHSGAQANTAVYFAFLKPGDTVLGMNLAHGGHLTHGSPVNISGQYYNFVPYGVDEVTHRIDYDVVRRLAEEHKPKMIVAGASAYPRVIDFAKLREIADSVGAYLMVDMAHIAGLIATGHHPSPVPFADFVTSTTHKTLRGPRGGLILCKEKYAKEIDKAIFPGIQGGPLMHVIAAKAVAFGEVLRPEFAQYSQAVIDNAQALAQALIDRGFNLVSGGTDNHLILIDLRNLGLTGKEAEKLLDEVGITVNKNAIPFDPQSPFVTSGIRIGTPAVTTRGFDRDAMVEVADIINLSLRNGNDQPSLNEAMRRVRALCEKFPLYEGLQKA
- a CDS encoding TIGR01440 family protein, which translates into the protein MLDLSAIAKVTRQVIDELQQVARLDADQMLVIGASSSEVIGEKIGSAGSTEVAKAIVEAVLTARNEYGFHVAFQCCEHLNRALVVERATMKAFGLEEVTVVPVPQAGGAVAATAFRSLQDPVLVERIQAHAGIDIGDTLIGMHLRPVAVPVRPTVKSIGQAHVTMARTRPKLIGGARAVYILQEVPEKDSD
- the rpiB gene encoding ribose 5-phosphate isomerase B — encoded protein: MRVAIAADHGGYALKEQMKHVLQELNLEFQDFGTDSEQSVDYPDYGLKVAEGVAKGEFDRGILICGTGLGMSIVANKVPGVRCAVVHDCFSAKATREHNDTNVLAMGARVIGPGLAEEIVRIWLTTEFAGGRHARRLDKIREIEQKYGQEEGVCGC
- a CDS encoding low molecular weight protein arginine phosphatase; this translates as MYRVLFVCTGNTCRSPMAEAMLKKQLAEKGISDIEVRSAGVAAAAGSPASTGALEALRKRQLQGDQHRSQMFTEELGNWADLILTMTASHKQMLGGRFPQFLDKVFTLKEYVGGAEDHDISDPFGGDQDVYEQTAQEIEQAIAALVEKLRHR
- a CDS encoding ZIP family metal transporter — encoded protein: MWEIVCSSFLSGMATPVGGWLVLRFRRLSKRLLAVFLGLATGIMLTVVLTELMPASIASGGHAMFLVGAGSGWFFLLLLRGVVSSAMKRWGLHGEKAAFLQMGWFLALSIALHDLPEGFAIGAGESLHPQVGMVIALAIALHNIPEGMSIAVPLRLAGVGGWQVIWITFLAGMTTPLGTVISLWLFTVSDVFISLSLAFAGGAMVYVVSRDILPEALQANKLWAALGIAIGAGVMLAVSALH
- a CDS encoding manganese efflux pump MntP, coding for MAHVAPGELFTLLTTAVALGSDAMSLGIGIGMYRLTRREISRVSFTIGLFHVLMPLAGMALGLYLHNLMGDIAQLLGALLLVGLGIHMIWDAWKGEQEPPVVLNKTAGWGLMLFAMSVSVDALSVGFSLGLSNAHFGLAVLLFGVVGGLMAAIGLSIGSIMGRVLGESMQLIGGAILILFGTQFIL
- a CDS encoding L-threonylcarbamoyladenylate synthase, translated to MGTARLGTTRQDIERAAELLRQGELVAFPTETVYGLGAHAMDAAAVDKIFQAKGRPADNPLIVHIAHRVQLADLADNLPPVAEKLIESFWPGPLTLVLPRQPGVPDRVTAGLSTVAVRMPNHPVALSLLQTAGVPVAAPSANRSGRPSPTAAVHVLEDLDGKITAVVDGGTTGVGVESTVLDVTVDPPMILRPGGVTKEMLRQVIGPLQEDLSLKRNSGEEMDPALAPAANGRIATAPRSPGMKYTHYAPRGEMWIVEGPVDKQVELIQTLVDKSTAEGTRTGVLTTDEHQAAYRADAVLSCGKREALETVAAGLYGVLRRFDELGVERIYAESFPEAGIGAAIMNRLRKAAGYRVIR